The following coding sequences are from one Lolium rigidum isolate FL_2022 chromosome 6, APGP_CSIRO_Lrig_0.1, whole genome shotgun sequence window:
- the LOC124660668 gene encoding uncharacterized protein LOC124660668, which translates to MAPPSPNNLHSYHFCFLLLVSTSTVSAALTASSYSALCPSLKPASDSHTEDDDVLSLTRSFQISSGYFSGGFSGGADSLFSTGDDLYNRIYRSFSVFPHGASRTSDPALAHLTATLTIKGPRGEPYRGGRRSHNYTIGRSRSRSISFFLDGYYSSASLQLCMVGTGTELAADGSLKLYKDIALRLHVPSPPTLTDPFVTGTLEGHDDLGIIHLLAYAEGDDYKYKSEGVVCGTPKQQARGSLQALGVNSSAWCAHLKEQLVTSYRLQEHDGASLLRQMHINQVRCAADDDTVRAYVGFSNDTGPERHGYYYRRGRRFVVDEEAVVAEGRWDRDRGVLCLRACRVVRSPLAPSVLAVREHECGIRMSFWFPAVWTMRSRSLVAGKLWNSTGNNDVTELMSGAITVSSIDDSDNHRSSNLSDVKYSYNDTMLEEAKKHYRLKIETEKIKESHSFPGNYTYRDFVLDFYQQQGDGHGQAFPVTLGSAMVSGDRLAADDSFSQLVEAEQDPLLSVSYDIHHNAPPDNWVRPSNVLNYSVHLQERRILAEGVYDPKRGLLFMIGCRERNLSSTDCQILVTVQFASLEARGQGHGKGVFSSLREKTDPLFFEKIDITLYGMYSDQVSAAISRMDLESIMLVASTTLSCVFAVLQILHTKKNPEAAAGTSITMLAILTLGYLTPLVLNFEAMFKSRSRYFAYPMGGSLEMNEAMLRAPILVAFVLQLRLLQLAWSGRQRSADQTTPSSPVIVSERIVLQICLPLYLLGGILAATIHVINAHAGSEDQQVVRLVRVGEEPTTIWDWEDLVSYAGLILDGFLLPQVILNASLAASRVRALSPWFYIGCTMTRVMPHVYDVVRAKIYEPSINPSDIYASPRSDLFGVAWDIVIPCGAALLAMLVFLQQRLGGTASLPSQRRSGGYELVATL; encoded by the coding sequence ATGGCGCCACCATCACCGAACAACCTCCACAGTTACCACTtctgcttccttctcctcgtGTCCACCAGCACTGTCTCCGCCGCTCTCACCGCCTCCTCCTACTCCGCCCTCTGCCCCTCCCTGAAACCCGCCTCCGACAGCcacaccgaggacgacgacgtcctTTCACTCACCCGCTCCTTCCAGATATCCTCTGGTTACTTCTCTGGAGGCTTCTCTGGAGGCGCAGACAGTCTCTTCTCCACTGGCGATGACCTCTACAACAGAATATATCGCTCATTTTCCGTTTTCCCCCACGGCGCCTCCCGCACCAGCGACCCGGCTCTTGCCCACCTCACCGCCACCCTCACCATCAAAGGCCCCCGCGGAGAACCATACCGGGGCGGTCGACGCAGCCATAATTACACTATCGGCAGGTCCAGGTCCAGGTCCATCTCCTTCTTCCTCGACGGCTACTACTCCTCCGCCTCGCTCCAGCTTTGCATGGTCGGCACGGGCACCGAGCTTGCTGCCGACGGATCTCTCAAGCTCTACAAGGACATCGccctccgcctccacgtccccaGTCCTCCCACACTCACCGACCCCTTCGTGACCGGCACACTAGAAGGGCATGATGACTTGGGCATCATCCACCTCCTCGCGTACGCCGAGGGTGACGACTACAAGTACAAATCGGAGGGCGTGGTCTGCGGCACACCGAAGCAGCAGGCGAGGGGCTCGCTCCAGGCGCTCGGCGTCAACAGCTCCGCCTGGTGCGCTCACCTGAAAGAACAGCTCGTGACATCCTACAGGCTGCAAGAGCACGACGGCGCCAGCCTCCTGAGGCAGATGCACATCAACCAGGTGCGGTGCGCTGCGGACGACGACACTGTACGCGCATATGTGGGGTTCTCTAATGATACTGGGCCCGAGAGGCACGGGTACTACTACCGTCGAGGCCGCCGCTTCGTGGTCGACGAGGAGGCGGTGGTGGCCGAGGGGCGCTGGGACCGGGATCGTGGCGTGCTCTGCCTCCGGGCGTGCCGGGTGGTGCGCTCGCCCTTGGCTCCATCTGTTCTGGCGGTGCGAGAGCACGAGTGTGGGATCAGGATGAGCTTCTGGTTCCCGGCCGTGTGGACGATGCGGAGCCGGAGCCTCGTGGCTGGGAAGCTTTGGAACTCGACGGGCAACAACGACGTCACTGAGCTTATGAGTGGTGCGATAACAGTGTCGAGCATCGACGACTCCGACAACCACAGAAGCAGTAACCTCTCAGATGTGAAGTACAGTTACAACGACACAATGCTTGAGGAGGCCAAGAAGCATTATCGTCTGAAAATAGAAacggagaagatcaaggagtctcACTCCTTCCCGGGTAACTATACTTACCGTGACTTCGTGCTCGACTTCTACCAGCAGCAGGGCGATGGCCACGGACAAGCCTTCCCAGTCACACTTGGTTCGGCAATGGTGTCCGGCGATAGGCTGGCCGCCGATGATTCTTTCTCGCAGCTTGTTGAGGCGGAGCAGGATCCTCTGCTGAGCGTGAGCTACGACATACACCACAATGCTCCACCTGACAACTGGGTGCGTCCTAGCAATGTGCTAAATTACTCAGTTCACCTCCAAGAACGGCGAATCCTAGCAGAGGGTGTCTATGATCCAAAGAGGGGCCTCCTGTTCATGATCGGTTGCCGAGAGCGCAATCTCAGTTCGACCGACTGTCAGATACTTGTGACAGTGCAGTTTGCCTCCCTTGAAGCCAGGGGACAAGGGCATGGCAAAGGAGTATTCAGCAGCCTCAGAGAGAAGACCGATCCTCTTTTCTTCGAGAAGATCGACATTACTCTGTATGGGATGTACTCCGACCAAGTGTCGGCGGCAATTTCGAGGATGGACCTGGAGAGCATCATGCTGGTGGCTTCCACGACGCTGTCGTGCGTCTTCGCCGTCCTGCAAATCCTCCACACCAAGAAGAACCCTGAGGCGGCCGCAGGAACGTCCATCACCATGCTCGCCATCCTCACACTGGGGTACCTCACTCCTCTCGTGCTCAACTTTGAGGCCATGTTCAAGAGCAGGAGTCGGTACTTTGCCTACCCGATGGGCGGGTCGCTTGAGATGAATGAGGCGATGCTGAGAGCGCCTATTCTCGTCGCCTTCGTCCTGCAGCTGCGCCTCCTACAGCTGGCGTGGTCCGGCCGCCAGAGATCAGCCGACCAAACCACGCCGTCGTCACCCGTCATCGTGTCGGAGAGGATTGTGCTGCAGATATGCCTACCGTTGTACTTGCTCGGAGGAATCCTGGCCGCGACCATCCACGTGATCAACGCTCATGCCGGAAGCGAGGACCAACAAGTCGTTCGCCTCGTTCGCGTCGGCGAAGAGCCAACCACGATCTGGGACTGGGAGGACCTCGTGTCATACGCAGGACTGATACTAGACGGCTTCCTGCTCCCTCAGGTGATTCTGAACGCGTCCTTGGCAGCTTCAAGAGTTCGAGCACTCTCGCCATGGTTTTACATAGGGTGCACCATGACCCGCGTGATGCCTCATGTGTATGATGTAGTCAGGGCCAAGATCTACGAGCCAAGCATAAACCCCTCCGACATATACGCCAGCCCTCGCAGCGACCTCTTTGGTGTTGCGTGGGACATCGTCATACCATGCGGAGCAGCATTGCTAGCCATGTTGGTGTTCTTGCAGCAGCGGCTTGGAGGCACCGCGTCGCTTCCATCTCAGAGGAGATCAGGTGGATACGAGTTGGTCGCTACTCTTTAA